GACATCTTTGCATGGATCCGTACAAAGGGGTGGGTCAAGGAATTTTTTCACTATCTAACATTGTGGAATAGGGTATTTTttgcatggatcttgatggaaaaaaatcaagCATGTTAAGGGGACTAAAATCTACGAGTGTGTTGAATTCAGTGCAGCTTGAGTGAGCTTAAGAGACTGTTGGGCCAAGGCTGAAGTCTGTGCTCTATAACATTCTAGTTCTGGCTGggatcacacaaaaactgtTTCAATTTGTTCAACCTGTGTAAtcaatataattaatatttcatgaTAAGATTTTATTCCTGAATCAtagtaagataagataatcctttattagtcccataGTGGGGACATTTCCAATTTGCAACGTTACAGCAGAGTGAGCAGAGTAAAAAAGGAATGTATACAGTGTAgacagaatatgtacagtgtgaacatatgtttgtttccattgaaatggattgcacataagCCATTGAATTTCACACACAGAACTGGGAGCACAGCTGATTgtacagtcttactgctgcaggaaggaaggaCCTGTGATACTGTACCTTCCCTTGGTGCAGCCTGGGTATatgtcattgtgtttgtgtgtgtaccctCAGCCGATGTGAACATGGTGGCATGCAGCAGAGCTCTCTCAAAGCGTCTGCGTCGTCGTGCCGACGGGTCAGACGGGTCGTCCCACTCCTCTGACTCACTGTCCCCCACAGGCCCGGCCCCTCCAGACGCAACAACAGCAGTGCTGTCTGGATTACTGTTGCCGGGCTGATGGCGGGGACAGctgtgatggtggtggtgacggTGATGGTGCCTGCTCCTGTGGCGATGGTGAGGGTTGTTACTGTTTCCATAGTTGCAGTCTGCTCGACAGTGTATCTGGAAGACGATGGCACAGAGTGTGATGAGGAGGCCGGCACACACACCACCCAGAAACACCAGGGCTGCCCGTTCAGGTtggtctgagagagagagagagagagagagagagagagagagagagagagagagagagagagagagagagagagagggagagagagagagagagagagaggggaagggtgAATTAAACAAATTCTTTGCTCTGCCTCCCAGTCACAGGCTGAGTTACATTCACAGTTTTGTACCAAACACATTTGATGATCCTCTATCAACAAAGACTGTCAATTAACTGTCAATTTAGCAAATGATGCATGACTTTGggagccccctggtggctctgGGGCCCTAAGCTCTGAATCTTCCCTCATCCCCTCACACCTGATCTCCACATCTCATCTCACTCTGCTGATTTCTCTCAGATTGTCACTGTTTCATCCGTCTGCTACCTGTTCCCTGCTGACCTGCTGCTGACGTACCGTTGTTTGCCTGTTTCCATTCATTTACATCTTCCATCAAACAGCCTTTTTACATGTCCATATAGAAAATGTACATGTCTACATAGAACAACTGTAGACTGGACAGTACAGAGCTCAGCTGACTGACTTTTAACCAGAGCAAATAGATTGAAAAACATCACCCCGGTTTTAGCCtctttacactggcttccaTTAGAATTGATTGTACATTGTATTGAACAATGTTTTTGTCATGACAGTTTTTCTGATTGTGGACCTACCTGCAATGAAAGTGTAAGCTGCCATTAGGTTGCTAAGCAATGCCATCTCCTGGGAGACCACCATATTCGGGCTTGTTGTTATTGGAGTGCTCATGATTTACTGTATTGTGTTCTCTGGCAGAGGTCAGTGGGGTTCCTTCCTCATGTCTCCCCTAGACTGTGGGTTTAAgctgtggagggaggagaacagTAGTGAGGAGCGATAGAGGGatagaaggagagaaaagggtaGAGGACGGTGAAAggtgaaaagacacaaacatgataTATAATCCTGAAATCCAAAATTTACACAATAATAGAGTAAAACACTTggattaaccctaacccattaTAATTATTAGTACTCTGTCATTATAATTAGTATTCTTGTGTaaattcatgtgtttgtgttaacaaCATTGAAAAAGTCCTGATTTGTAGAATCctgtaataaaacatcaaacacGTAttcacacagagataaaaaaaatcatttttaatgatACTAAGATGAAATCAAAGTCAGTTTGTGGAGATTTTTGAAGCTCACAGTTATTTATGTGTCGTTAAGATACAGATGCTTCAACTGAATGCCTTGTATGTTCATGTAGAAAATGTATCACCAATCATTTGTCTTTATCAGTGAATGAAACATGTCTCACACAGAGCTGAGATGAGATGATTATAGAGTACTCTGGAAACTTTGACGCTTTGCCCCTGAGTCTTTACATCACTCTTCACTTTGCCTTCTTTATGAACATGTCTGAGCAGTTATCGGCTGCACAGGTTAGAAGAATCACAGCCATGAGccatttggaaataaaaacaagggaACAAAATGAGATTGAAAAATTAGATTTGATTTACTTGACAAacagaactgaaaaaaaaacagagtgacAGGATTAAGATCTTTTGACTTTCTGGCATCTTAGTGGGTTCAACAACTAATAAGTGTATCTATTATGCCTCAATGGCTCCTCTCAATCACATTGTGTGTTTAAGTGAAACACACACCGTTTCATTTTAATCTAAATGCATTAGAGAACTCCGCTTCAAGTCTCCTCCCATGATACACACTTGGTAATCACTATAGTTCTTGCATAGCAGGATGTTAATGTAATATGCCACCCACTGTGCTCCAGGTACACAGGTGTGGGTGATACTGTATAACTATCATCCCTGTACAATGTCAGGGGGCCATAGAGGGCTGTATATTATAATTAGGCCTAAAGAAGAGTCCTTCATCCTGCATTGTGTAATCAGTTGTCTACTCTCTCCCACAAGCCCCATGTAATAAGTGACCCCCATTAGTTGTGTACGTTAGTCTGTTAAACACTGTGACCAGGGTCAGGTTCAGTTTCCTGCCCCGATCACTGTATCTTCTGACAGTGGCAGTGTTGGTTTCCTCGTACATTCTCGAAATATAATGATTGATCCTCAGGCAAAGTACTTTATAAATACTCAATTCTACAACATTAGTAAATGTGATGAAAGTGGTTTTAAACgtttaactgttttaaatgtttgaaggCTCCACTAGGTGGCAACAAATAGCTATCAGCCAACttactgtaaacaaacacacacgcaagtGCATaaacatctacacacacacacacagacacacacacacacactctctctctctctcacacacacacacacacgtgacatGATGTTGACTGGAGACTGACCAAAGTCTAATGAGATTCTTTGTGGACTCAAAATCACACTTAGAGCACTGATAGTGATtcgttttttcttgttttggctctaacaaataaaaaatccagTGACACGTACCACAGCATTTATTGCCTGAGCTCGTTTGCAGTGCCGAGACAAATATCTAAATAGTATTGTCTAGACACGTAGGTAGACCCACAACCAGACTCTTAGTTGTACTGGAACTCCCCCATACATATCCAGAATTATAGCCTTattatagatgtgtgtgtgtgtgtgtgtgtgtgtgtgtgtgtgtgtgtgtgtgtgtgtgtgtgtgtgtgtgtgtgtgtgtgtgtgtgtgtgtgtgtgtgtgtgtgtgtgtgtgtgtgtgtgtgtgtgtgtttagataCATAACTACTCAGTATGTTAGAGTCCAGACTCTCTGGGAGGAGAGAGTATAGAGAACCAGTCACTGTAACATGCAGACTAATTAAACTAACAGAGCTGAAATCCTGGAGAAGGTCCATGAATAGTCCTgtgaaaggagaggaggattGTGACAGAGCAAGGAAAGAGACAAGACTCCGCTGGGTCAACTGCTTAACTTGTGTCTCACCTGATCTGCTTAACCAAACACCCCACAGTCTAATAAGAGTCACAAAGGAAGTGGTCTTATCAGGGTTTTATCCTAAAGATGCCTGAGGGTTTTTCAAATGCTGCTTTTAGTATTTAAAgtaaggaaaaaataaaattgagataaaaggaaaaaatatatttaaagcaAAAAAGAGATATCTgctatgtatatgtgtatacaACAATTCTTTGATTTTCTCAATTGGTTGAATACCAGACAGTGTTACCTCTTTGGacatgtaaaaacaataaacactctaaataaataaacacaactgtCAAATGCCACCCCCTGATCGGGATCCACACAAAACTGTAATGGATTTTGTGGTTATCTGTCCAGCAATTTTTGTGGAAGGAAATTTCTTGAGGAGTTAATAAATGTCGTTGCTTGAACTGCTCTAAATGTATAGAAATATACAAACTTTAATAGACAGTGACTTACAGTACTTTGTGTGTTCATTATGACGCTGTATCTAACGCTTGGTGCATAATGCGGTTTGACTGACCGAGTTTAAAAACTGCTTCAGGAATAAAGCTGTCTTCATCAGCTAATAAAAGCTCCATCCTGGATAATGCTGATTAACAACCATCACTTACTGTAGGTACAGTGTTGTGTAACAGTGCAAGATGAGAGCTGGTGAGTGTTGGTAATTTCACTTCCTGGGCTCAGCAACACTGAAATCCTGCAAACATCTTCAGTTCCTATGCATTTTTAAAGACAGATGAAAATCTGCACCTTAAATAATTTCTATTCTCTTAAGTAGAGCTAAGTAATATCTTCACTTACAGCAGAGGTGATACTTCACTGAACTGACTGTGCTTAAAGCGTGACTCTCGAATTTCACAAAAAATGGTGAAGCCCCTCAGCGAGACATGACATAACTGCCAGTGTTCACCAACATTCCTTTGTGTTGTCGTCCAAAATGTAGGAATCTCTTCTTCCAAATAAAATGAGATGTGTTTATTCTGTCATGTACAGACACAGAGTGGAGAAGGGTTGAAAAGGTTTTGTAGAACTGATTCCATGAATGTGATTTAATTTCCCAGCTGACAACTTAAAATGCATCTCATGTGAGTGTGTTCTGGCTGAGTGTACATGAGCTTTTCCCCCATTACGCCTTTTAATAATGAGTGGAAACACTTCATGAAGACAGACCAGACTTCATGACAAAAAAGTGTATGTGTACCTTAAACTctaaaacatctaaaaaagACTTCAGGCTTCCGTTTTTCTAaaacggaaaaaaaaaacctgcacattGTACTCTCACAATGACGCAGTAGAGACATGGAACAAGTTCAAACTTCAACAGATAAAAAATGGATGATGCTCTCACAGAACTGGCCTAAATTTTGACGACACTTTCAGCAGTAAAAACTGAAGGTGCAGTGTTCTTGACCTGTCAGtaaaaaccatagactgtaaataaagatggacgacacgtctccacttcctccctctataTGAAGCCAATATATATCCCTGATATGAATGCTACTTTCCATTATTTTCgaattaaaattaaaaccaaacttgtcAGAACACGAATACTTGAACATACAATAAGAACtttacctaaaatgacagaaactatatTTAatacgtgtactttgactttattttggTCTATGTCCAATCCACTaatgtggaggaggtgggatttatgaccaccaagtggcgatcaagacactttacatctttacatacagtctatggtaaaaactgaaatcacacTGAAGAACAAGTCAGCACTTTGTCTGTCACATTTCAGAAAGCATGCAAGTCATAATGAAAAACGCATTTTCATCTCAGACTGACACGTTGCtcagcattaaaaacacacctcaGGCCCGTAATTATGTTACACAACAGTGAAAAAGCAATGCATCAACACGACACGTGCACGAGGGAAGAACATGGCTACAGCTCACATGACATCGCAGTGCAAACATAACCCAAGCTCCAAGCACTTTCTAAATTCACTGGCTGTCAGGGTCATTTAGGGATGTCGTGTGTACACGCTGCAGGACGCGGCCGCCCTTCTCTCCCCTGCTCTCCTGCTCACTGCCtctttttagattttagatCATACCGCTGAATTCAGCTtttcattctatttttttttgtcttttaaaattAAAGCTGCTCAGATCAATCATGTTTCATGATGCTCCTGCAACCAAATAGAGATCATGTGTCTCAACAGGTcagtgcagagaaaaaaacCTGCGAGGATTTACTGTCAGGCAGCCGAACGTCACAGTTATGTAATGACATTAGTCTGAGACAGTTGGATCCAGCTCATTACAGCCAATCACCCGCTTCAACAGTCAAGACCACAGGAGCTGTTTACACTGATGACACATGACCGGATCTCACACAGTTTATTTCACTCTGTCTTTGAACTGATATTTTAGTGAATGGGGTTAGTGTAAGAGTGAGTGGATATATTTGTACCAGTTGGTGCACAGCAAGGTGAAGTGTTTCTTTAGCtgcctttatgctaagctaagctaagctaagctaatgaGCTGTGGCTTATATTTATCGcatacatctgtgtgatatcatctaactctcacacacagtagCTTTAGGCAAGTGCCTGATAATGTCAacgtttttttaatcaaggttatgttttccatGGTGGGGGGATGAGGTATGGATCAGGGTATATCAGATATTATGTATAGATATAACATTGAGATATAACATTGAGAGGTAAAGGGtgatttttcaatttttttactgatttcccggggaataattcatgggtcttaaccagaaaatcaggcatatttcgagaactgatatctatgcaTGTGTGCTATTTGGAGCAGATGTTgggctttggcggaggtataaGTTCTACCgtttttttatatgatttaaaCTACACAAAACAAGGATAGGATGAGGTTCGTCACTTCATGGAcaattcatccatccatccattatataATTCCACTTATCATGGAGGGGTCTTGGGTCTTCCAATCCCAGTTGACAAACACTCTCACATTCATACTCTCACATGAACCTAACCTCAATCTGCGTGTCATTGGACCGTGCAAAGAAGCCATGATGCctggagaaaaaacaataaaacccagggagaacatgcaaactccacacagaaagaccccggctaAAGCGGGAATTAAACCATTTAAACCCtgttgctgtgaggtgacagtgttTACCTCTTTACTACCGTGCAGCATGGACAATTCAGGcagaatttaaaagaaaggaaatggaTGGCAGCTTAACCCGCAAGCATCTTTTTGGATCATAGTGTATCACCCTGTGTGGCACAATCACAACTCTAGACAGTAGACACAACACGtcaacaggaagtgttgcatAGACACAGATcctcctctcatttctctctgtgatCGTTCACTCAGGTCAAATTATCACGTGGAACGTCACAAtagctctttgtttttgtggttaAGAAGAATACATGGTTCCTTTTGCCTGTTTCAGCTCAGCTCACAGTGCACATcagcaaacacacgcacgcacacacaacatacacacacacacacacacacacacacacacacacacacacacacacacacacacacacacacgctccacATGTGCTCATCACACTTTAAACGCGTTTCtccttgtgtgtgcatgtgatgctAATGCAATGGGACACTggcctttctttcctctgctgcgCTCTTACTAACTATCTTAACctgaagagagagcagagagaaaggaggaacaAAAAtaaggaaagaagaaaagagacacaaggaattagagaaagagaaagtaaagaTAGATGAAGCTGGAAAGAGTGATACGTGGAGGAGCGACACCAACTAAGAAAAGACACGGTAAAGACTCCAGTCAATGTACTACacatcatgatcatcatcatcatcatcatcatcatcatcatcatcatcaatagAGACAATCATCAGCAGCTATATGTAATCCTtatcacatgcaaacacaatgtttatACTCACATTTCATTGATGCAAAGATCCAATCTGGAGTGTGTTTAcactcctcatcttcctcttcctcaccaccCCTCAactcttctccccctctccttccccctcttcctcctgtttctcctcctcctccttttctgcTCTCTGCACTTCTCCACACTGTTCTCCTCTACACTCACGGCTCTCTACTCAATTcaactccctcctctcctttcctctcctcccctctcctctcctctcctctcctctcctctcctctctcctctcctctcctctcctctcacgcTAACACTATAATTATATGTATAAATCTTTCTCCCCCGGTTGTTGGATAAGTCAGTGTGGACAAGCCTTCGCCTCCTCTTCACTTTCTTACACAGATACAAACTAAAATCTTCAGTCATTGTCTTTCTTTCGCCTCagttgtctttctctctttggggcagcagcagcagcagcagcaggaggaggagggatgatgCTCCCACTGTTTTTCAGCGTGGAGTTTGCAGTTATTCCATTTTAGATTGTTCCAGGCTATTTtccagaaagagagacagaggctggGTCCTGGAGGGAGCAGAAATATGACATGAGCGACCCTGACAGGTCGACTAAACCTCACTCCTCTATCTCTGCCAAACATCAGCTTACCTTCCTTCTctcatattctctctctctctctctctctctctctctctctctctctctctctctctctctctctctctctctctctccctcacacacacacacacactcacacgtacgttcacaaacacacttgtcTTCCTGGGTTCTCTCTTTCATGCAGAACCTTCactggagggaggagagagaaaagaagaagagaggcagGGACACATTGACAGGAAAGCAAACAGTGTCAAAACATGTCAAACCTTCAAACCTCACAcgtgaaaatatatattatttaataaagaaaaaacacatgtgcCCACAAGTAAGTATAGcacattaaatgaaatgatacaTATACAGATGTTAccagtattttactttttacatgtgaaaacatctaaacaataaaaacatgttgtatcTGGTTTGCTGTACgttgtatgttgtatgtgcTTTACTGTATGTGGTATGCTGTATGTTCTATGGTGTATGTTGTATAGTGTATGTGATATGTGGTATGTTGTATgctgtatgttgtatgttgtatgcAGTATGTTGTATGCTATATGTGATTCTCTGTATGTTGTATTCTGTATGTTGTATGTGGAATGTTGTATGTGGaatgttgtatgttgtatgttgtatgcTGTATgctgtatgttgtatgttgtatgttgtatgtgaTACGCTGTATGTTGcatgttgtatgttgtatgtgaTACGCTGTATGTTGCATGTTGCATGCTGTATGCTGTATGTTGTATGCTGTATGCTGTATGTGATACGCAGTATGTTGcatgttgtatgttgtatgttgtatgttgtatgcTGTATGTGATACACAGTATGCTGACTGCTGTATGATGTGTGCTATATGCTGTATGTTGTATGcagtatgttgtatgttgtatgttgtatgttgtatgttgtatgcagtatgttgtatgttgtatgttgtatgtgaTACGCtgtattacatttcatttagctgacgcttttatccaaagcgacttgtgcattcaaccatgagggtacaaacccagaacaacaagattcaagaaagtacaatttcttcaaaaaagccaaactacaaagtgctataagtaagtgccatttaagtgctactaaattgttagtttaaacttttattcaaggtatagtcggaagaggtgtgtttttagtttgcagcggaagatgtgtagactttctgctgtcctgatgtccatggggagctcattccaccatttaggagccaggacagcaaacagtcgtgattttgatgagtgtttagctcgcagtgagggagcaacaagccgattggcagaagcagagcagagtgaacaggctggggtgtaacgtttgaccatgtcctggacCATGTCCGCAGCAcagtacgcaagtactaatgttttgaaacggatgcgggcagccaccggtagccagtgaagggagcggaggagcggagtagtgtgagtgaacttaggttaaagaccagtcgagctgctgcattctggatgagctgcagaggtcggatggcactagcaggtaaacctgccaggagggagttacaatagtctaggcgtgagatgaccagagcctggaccagaacctgtatgttgtatgttgtatgttgtatgcagtatgttgtatgttgtatgcTATATGTGATTCGCTGTATGTTGTATtctgtatgttgtatgttgtatgtggaatgttgtatgttgtatgttgtatgttgtatgttgcaTGCTGTCTGTTATTTGTTGAATGTTGCATGCTTTATGTAAGTATAATACCCAGTGGTGCTTTTACACAAATGAAGTTCCAAACAGATGAATAGTTACTCGAATTTAAACTGATTAACTGAAAAAATTAACCTGGATTAACAACACATGAACTGAAACAGACAAATGcatgaaaaatctaaaatgtgcGGCTTATAAACTTTTTGTTGTGAATAGAGAGATGAGACAttagagaagaagagaaagagagagagaacttggATTTAATTTAGCTGTTTGGGAATTCACCTccttactgacacacacacacacacacacacacacacacacacacacacacacacacacacacacacacacacacacacacacacacacacacagccgaaTGATTATAtgcctgctgctgttgtcaaTATTGTTGTTTATGGTTGGAAACTGTGTAACATGTGCGCGTGGGAGGGGGCTAGCGTGTCTGCGCTTGACTGAGTTTTATGGGAGCGATGTTTCGGAGCTAAATCAGCAGTTCtctaaaaataactttatatcAGGTAATGCTGATGAAACTTTTATCAGCCAACCTGTTAATGGCAGGTTCTGTTTGTGCTGATGTTATACAACAggggaaaacaggaaaaacccACCCACTCCACTTCAGGTCGGGTTGGGGTCTGACAGAATTATTCAGGGAAAGAGCTCTCAACAGGTctgtgaaaaactaaaaacaccttgcatgcatgtctgctaAAACCTTTCGGCTTCTAacagagtgtttgtgttttgttgtttgactTGACAACGTGTTTAGGGGCGTATAAATAGATTGTGGACCCTCTGCATGTGCAGTGTCTGTGGACCTATTCCCTCTCTTATattcattcaaatcaaattacaaaacacTGAATCAACAACTAAACACATG
This genomic stretch from Hippoglossus hippoglossus isolate fHipHip1 chromosome 3, fHipHip1.pri, whole genome shotgun sequence harbors:
- the eva1a gene encoding protein eva-1 homolog A — its product is MSTPITTSPNMVVSQEMALLSNLMAAYTFIADQPERAALVFLGGVCAGLLITLCAIVFQIHCRADCNYGNSNNPHHRHRSRHHHRHHHHHSCPRHQPGNSNPDSTAVVASGGAGPVGDSESEEWDDPSDPSARRRRRFERALLHATMFTSAEELDRAQRLEERERILREIWMNGQPDISTVTQSLNRYY